The following coding sequences are from one Microtus pennsylvanicus isolate mMicPen1 chromosome 1, mMicPen1.hap1, whole genome shotgun sequence window:
- the Pxmp2 gene encoding peroxisomal membrane protein 2 isoform X2, with protein sequence MAPAASRLRAKSEFGSLPRRALAQYLLLLKLYPVFTKAVSSGILSALGNLLAQMIEKKQKKDSQSLDVRGLLRYLVYGFFVTGPLSHYFYLFMEYWIPPEVPLAIVKRLLLDRLLFAPAFLLLFFLIINLLEETEKGRLLQFQGHPGLQGEGCQCLCRQDEEWLLACTANELEDVDTLAVH encoded by the exons ATGGCACCAGCCGCGTCAAGACTGCGAGCGAAATCCGAATTCGGGTCGCTTCCGCGGCGGGCGCTCGCCCAATACTTGCTGCTCCTAAAGCTGTATCCGGTGTTTACCAAAGCCGTCAGCAG TGGCATTTTGTCAGCCCTTGGGAACCTTCTGGCCCAGATGAttgagaagaagcagaaaaaagactCTCAAAGTCTAGATGTCAGAGGGCTTCTCCGATATTTAGTTTATGG ATTCTTTGTCACAGGTCCACTGAGTCACTATTTCTACCTCTTCATGGAGTACTGGATCCCTCCTGAGGTTCCCTTGGCCATTGTCAAGAGGCTCCTTCTGGATCGCCTGCTCTTTGCACcagcttttctgctgctgttcttcCTCATCATTAACTTGTTGGAG gagactgagaaaggaagattgctacaatttcaaggtcatcctggactgcaag GGGAAGGATGCCAGTGCCTTTGCCGCCAAGATGAGGAGTGGCTTCTGGCCTGCACTGCAAATGAACTGGAGGATGTGGACACCCTTGCAGTTCATTAA
- the Pxmp2 gene encoding peroxisomal membrane protein 2 isoform X3: MAPAASRLRAKSEFGSLPRRALAQYLLLLKLYPVFTKAVSSGILSALGNLLAQMIEKKQKKDSQSLDVRGLLRYLVYGRLRKEDCYNFKVILDCKGKDASAFAAKMRSGFWPALQMNWRMWTPLQFININYVPLQFRVLFANIAALFWYAYLASLGK; the protein is encoded by the exons ATGGCACCAGCCGCGTCAAGACTGCGAGCGAAATCCGAATTCGGGTCGCTTCCGCGGCGGGCGCTCGCCCAATACTTGCTGCTCCTAAAGCTGTATCCGGTGTTTACCAAAGCCGTCAGCAG TGGCATTTTGTCAGCCCTTGGGAACCTTCTGGCCCAGATGAttgagaagaagcagaaaaaagactCTCAAAGTCTAGATGTCAGAGGGCTTCTCCGATATTTAGTTTATGG gagactgagaaaggaagattgctacaatttcaaggtcatcctggactgcaag GGGAAGGATGCCAGTGCCTTTGCCGCCAAGATGAGGAGTGGCTTCTGGCCTGCACTGCAAATGAACTGGAGGATGTGGACACCCTTGCAGTTCATTAACATCAACTATGTGCCCCTGCAG TTCCGGGTGCTCTTTGCCAACATAGCAGCTCTGTTCTGGTATGCCTACCTGGCCTCTCTGGGGAAGTGA
- the Pxmp2 gene encoding peroxisomal membrane protein 2 isoform X1: protein MAPAASRLRAKSEFGSLPRRALAQYLLLLKLYPVFTKAVSSGILSALGNLLAQMIEKKQKKDSQSLDVRGLLRYLVYGFFVTGPLSHYFYLFMEYWIPPEVPLAIVKRLLLDRLLFAPAFLLLFFLIINLLEGKDASAFAAKMRSGFWPALQMNWRMWTPLQFININYVPLQFRVLFANIAALFWYAYLASLGK from the exons ATGGCACCAGCCGCGTCAAGACTGCGAGCGAAATCCGAATTCGGGTCGCTTCCGCGGCGGGCGCTCGCCCAATACTTGCTGCTCCTAAAGCTGTATCCGGTGTTTACCAAAGCCGTCAGCAG TGGCATTTTGTCAGCCCTTGGGAACCTTCTGGCCCAGATGAttgagaagaagcagaaaaaagactCTCAAAGTCTAGATGTCAGAGGGCTTCTCCGATATTTAGTTTATGG ATTCTTTGTCACAGGTCCACTGAGTCACTATTTCTACCTCTTCATGGAGTACTGGATCCCTCCTGAGGTTCCCTTGGCCATTGTCAAGAGGCTCCTTCTGGATCGCCTGCTCTTTGCACcagcttttctgctgctgttcttcCTCATCATTAACTTGTTGGAG GGGAAGGATGCCAGTGCCTTTGCCGCCAAGATGAGGAGTGGCTTCTGGCCTGCACTGCAAATGAACTGGAGGATGTGGACACCCTTGCAGTTCATTAACATCAACTATGTGCCCCTGCAG TTCCGGGTGCTCTTTGCCAACATAGCAGCTCTGTTCTGGTATGCCTACCTGGCCTCTCTGGGGAAGTGA